One segment of Bradyrhizobium sp. WD16 DNA contains the following:
- a CDS encoding glycosyltransferase, with the protein MVQYYLEPLGPALLVAAIFFIFVLNSPRQRTWVRTITCTFVLLVSLRYLWWRFHDTVLPYPHGGLTFYWVWFLFVIELLAFVEIALFLLIVSRYCERSAEADRLQAAFTAQPQEEWPTIDVLIPTYDEPIDVLERTIVGSLALDYPKGKFRVYVLDDKQRDWLKDFCEEKRAIYVARPDNSHAKAGNLNHGLGISSGEFVAIFDADFIPYRQFLRRTTPFFRDPTIGIVQTPQHFFNKDPIQSNLSIERVWPDEQRLFFDEMAASRDAWDVAFCCGSCSIIRRRAIEAIGGIPTESVTEDLLTTLEMLNKGYKTRYLNERLSMGLAAENLRGYFIQRSRWCLGGIQSLFVKNGPVHGPGLTLLQRIMFMPTSWLIQYIVRFCLLIVPIVFLWTGVAPLFFTSTEDIIYYQMPVLLAYFLLMKWITPSRYLPVVSNAVGVFATFRLLPTVIMALIKPFGAPFRVTPKGSGAGQGYFDGYTFACIAVLVTLTVLGVIINIVPEWSIIRKGEFSVVAMYWAGANVVLLVIAALICFEKPRVPVVAFSIGEPASARSDRGRVPGRLISMSLESGTLEILQDEQLSVGDKILIEAAGFPPLPSRIESITREAARKASIRFTHELDAAPRDRLIVKLYTGDYSQEIRTLDTLAIVRGLWKRAFGRTAIGV; encoded by the coding sequence ATGGTTCAGTATTACCTAGAACCACTCGGCCCGGCGCTGCTGGTTGCGGCGATCTTCTTCATTTTTGTCCTGAATTCGCCGCGCCAGCGCACCTGGGTGCGGACGATCACATGCACTTTTGTGCTGCTGGTCTCGCTGCGGTATCTTTGGTGGCGCTTTCACGACACCGTCCTGCCCTATCCCCATGGCGGCCTGACATTCTACTGGGTATGGTTTCTTTTTGTCATCGAACTCCTGGCATTTGTCGAGATTGCGCTCTTTCTCCTCATCGTGAGCCGTTACTGCGAACGCAGCGCCGAAGCTGACCGGCTGCAGGCGGCATTCACGGCGCAGCCACAGGAAGAGTGGCCGACCATCGACGTCCTTATCCCAACGTATGACGAGCCCATCGACGTGCTGGAACGCACCATCGTCGGATCTCTCGCGCTCGATTATCCGAAGGGCAAATTCAGGGTCTATGTGCTTGACGACAAGCAAAGGGATTGGCTGAAGGACTTTTGCGAGGAGAAGCGTGCCATCTACGTGGCTCGGCCGGACAATTCACACGCAAAAGCCGGAAATCTGAACCATGGCCTGGGAATTTCGTCCGGCGAATTCGTCGCGATCTTCGATGCCGACTTCATCCCCTACCGGCAATTTCTCCGCCGGACGACACCGTTCTTTCGCGACCCAACAATCGGCATTGTGCAGACACCGCAGCACTTCTTCAACAAGGATCCCATCCAGTCGAATCTTAGCATTGAGCGCGTCTGGCCGGACGAGCAGCGACTGTTCTTCGACGAGATGGCGGCGAGCCGGGACGCGTGGGACGTCGCCTTCTGTTGCGGTTCGTGCTCGATCATTCGCAGACGAGCGATCGAGGCGATCGGAGGCATTCCCACCGAGTCCGTCACCGAGGACCTGCTCACGACGCTTGAAATGCTGAACAAGGGCTACAAAACACGCTATTTGAACGAGCGGCTGTCGATGGGTCTGGCCGCGGAGAATCTCAGGGGCTATTTCATCCAGCGCAGCCGCTGGTGCCTCGGCGGAATCCAGAGCCTGTTCGTGAAAAATGGCCCCGTCCATGGGCCCGGCCTGACTCTCCTACAGCGCATCATGTTCATGCCGACGAGTTGGCTGATCCAGTACATCGTCCGCTTCTGCCTCCTGATAGTTCCCATTGTCTTTCTCTGGACCGGAGTTGCTCCGCTCTTTTTCACCTCGACCGAAGACATCATCTACTATCAGATGCCAGTCCTGCTGGCCTACTTCCTCCTCATGAAATGGATCACGCCGTCGCGATATTTGCCGGTCGTGTCGAACGCAGTCGGTGTGTTTGCCACGTTTCGCCTGCTGCCCACGGTGATCATGGCCCTGATCAAGCCGTTCGGAGCCCCCTTCAGGGTCACCCCAAAAGGCAGCGGGGCCGGCCAGGGTTATTTTGACGGGTACACATTTGCCTGCATCGCGGTGTTAGTCACGCTCACCGTGCTCGGCGTCATCATCAACATCGTTCCCGAATGGTCGATCATACGCAAGGGCGAGTTTTCGGTCGTCGCCATGTATTGGGCAGGAGCAAACGTCGTGCTGCTCGTGATCGCTGCCCTCATTTGTTTCGAGAAGCCTCGCGTACCGGTAGTGGCGTTCTCTATTGGTGAACCGGCCAGCGCACGGTCCGATCGGGGACGTGTTCCGGGACGGCTCATCAGCATGTCGCTGGAATCCGGCACTCTGGAGATTTTGCAGGACGAGCAGCTTTCCGTCGGCGACAAGATCCTCATCGAAGCGGCCGGGTTTCCTCCTCTCCCGTCCCGCATCGAGAGCATTACCAGAGAGGCGGCGCGGAAGGCCTCGATTCGGTTCACGCACGAACTGGATGCGGCACCACGTGATCGCCTGATCGTGAAGCTCTAT
- a CDS encoding HlyD family secretion protein, whose product MALWNRRSVRITVGILLLGGAVVAILPTLTGYTSLDGTVNALITVISAPIDGTVTVTPPKIGTALTGGTELLGIRNDQIVRTAEVQMSAELEAARQRLQAMDARRTQLMALREELHTRWLEYQQASIQNLTQQIDIRRQQITTAMAQRVAAASDLTRKQRLGVTGIVAESVVEQARAASVGAENARTIADMELDRLTLQLDSVRKGIFIGEGRNDVPYSQQRIDEISIQLAELEFSERDLKARIVQLSTQQEEEHERNRTLGYVNLRIPFDGVVWRNNVVEGSHVIAGNELMQVLDCRDLFVDILVAEVDYDQIYPGREAQIRLFGRSDVLEGKVLSVRGSAAVVDDVVLAAKPPQSRGKDARIRVGLPQSALNSDYPNFCQVGRSVQVRFKTRSLPIVRWLRSIWFSIT is encoded by the coding sequence ATGGCTTTATGGAACCGGCGGTCCGTTCGTATCACAGTCGGCATTTTGTTGTTGGGAGGCGCCGTCGTTGCGATCCTGCCGACACTGACCGGCTATACGAGTCTTGATGGAACCGTGAACGCACTTATCACGGTGATCTCAGCTCCCATTGACGGCACTGTAACGGTTACTCCGCCCAAAATCGGGACCGCCCTGACGGGAGGAACTGAACTGCTGGGCATCCGAAACGATCAGATCGTCCGCACGGCTGAAGTCCAGATGAGCGCAGAGCTCGAGGCGGCACGGCAGCGGCTCCAGGCCATGGACGCCCGGCGCACCCAACTAATGGCGCTGCGTGAGGAGCTTCATACACGTTGGCTGGAATATCAGCAGGCCAGCATTCAGAATCTGACCCAGCAAATCGACATACGACGTCAACAAATAACCACGGCGATGGCGCAGCGAGTGGCGGCCGCGTCCGACCTCACCAGAAAGCAGCGGCTGGGGGTGACAGGTATCGTGGCCGAATCCGTGGTCGAACAGGCGCGGGCAGCCTCTGTCGGCGCCGAAAACGCACGCACTATCGCCGATATGGAACTGGACAGACTGACCCTGCAGCTCGATTCCGTAAGGAAAGGTATCTTCATCGGCGAGGGTCGCAATGATGTGCCCTACTCCCAGCAGCGGATCGACGAGATCTCCATCCAGCTTGCCGAATTGGAATTCAGCGAGCGAGACCTCAAAGCCCGCATCGTCCAGCTTTCCACGCAGCAAGAGGAAGAACACGAACGCAACCGGACATTGGGATACGTGAATCTACGAATCCCGTTCGACGGGGTCGTTTGGCGCAACAATGTGGTCGAGGGCTCCCACGTCATCGCGGGCAATGAGCTTATGCAGGTGCTGGACTGCCGCGACCTGTTCGTCGACATTCTCGTAGCGGAAGTCGATTACGACCAGATCTACCCCGGACGCGAGGCGCAGATCCGGCTGTTCGGTCGCTCCGATGTGCTCGAGGGCAAGGTCCTGTCGGTGCGCGGCAGCGCGGCGGTGGTCGACGATGTGGTGCTTGCGGCGAAACCTCCGCAGAGCCGCGGCAAGGACGCACGTATCCGCGTCGGCCTTCCTCAATCGGCGCTGAATTCCGATTATCCAAACTTCTGCCAGGTCGGGCGTTCCGTCCAGGTCCGGTTCAAGACCCGCTCGCTCCCGATCGTGCGTTGGTTGAGGTCGATATGGTTCAGTATTACCTAG
- a CDS encoding tripartite tricarboxylate transporter substrate-binding protein → MISTARLLLAFVTILGGALWATEPRSEDSDYPARRITLVVPWIPSGPRDAVARVIASHMSLLLRQEVAVENIVGAAGLTASLRVKQAAPDGYTLLMGNTGTHAAASALYPNLAYDPQIDFQPIGLVATSPIIILGRGDFPAADLNGFINYVKTNSHKLDEGHAGVGSVPFIACGWLNHVLHATPRLVPYESATALMDAVARGRIDYTCDSTIIAAPQVHAGKVKAYAIAAPSRSMTLPDVATTKEGGLPEYELSVWYAMFAPKGVSNIIVEKLNDALSRTLDDETVRNRLIELGGTVPDRKQRGPEALTGFVRDEMNLWTDRIKSERLDVN, encoded by the coding sequence ATGATTTCGACAGCACGGCTTCTGCTGGCTTTTGTGACCATTCTGGGTGGAGCGCTTTGGGCTACTGAGCCTCGCAGCGAGGACAGCGACTATCCCGCCCGCAGGATTACCCTCGTGGTGCCCTGGATCCCGAGCGGTCCGCGCGATGCGGTCGCGCGCGTCATTGCCAGCCACATGTCTCTCCTATTGCGACAGGAAGTGGCGGTGGAGAACATCGTGGGGGCGGCCGGCTTGACCGCTTCGCTGCGTGTAAAGCAGGCTGCGCCGGATGGATATACATTGTTGATGGGAAACACTGGCACCCATGCGGCTGCATCGGCGTTGTACCCTAACCTTGCATACGATCCTCAAATCGATTTCCAACCGATCGGGCTGGTGGCGACCTCGCCGATCATCATCCTTGGGCGAGGGGATTTCCCTGCCGCGGACCTCAACGGGTTCATCAATTACGTGAAGACGAACTCTCACAAGCTCGATGAAGGACATGCGGGCGTCGGTTCCGTTCCGTTTATCGCATGCGGTTGGCTCAATCATGTGCTCCACGCGACTCCGCGCCTTGTCCCGTACGAAAGCGCCACGGCCTTGATGGATGCGGTGGCCCGCGGCCGCATCGATTACACGTGCGATTCGACCATAATTGCAGCGCCTCAAGTCCATGCCGGCAAGGTCAAGGCCTACGCGATCGCCGCGCCGTCGCGCAGCATGACCCTGCCGGATGTCGCGACTACAAAGGAAGGTGGGTTGCCGGAATATGAGTTGTCCGTGTGGTACGCGATGTTCGCCCCGAAGGGGGTCTCAAATATCATCGTGGAAAAGCTCAATGATGCGCTGTCCAGGACGCTGGACGACGAAACGGTGCGCAACCGGCTGATCGAGCTTGGGGGCACTGTTCCTGACCGCAAACAGCGCGGCCCGGAAGCACTGACCGGATTTGTAAGGGACGAGATGAACCTCTGGACAGACCGCATCAAGTCGGAACGTCTCGATGTAAACTAG
- a CDS encoding ABC transporter ATP-binding protein: MASIDIVDLNKDFAGHRILRDVNLSIGEGEFLALVGPSGCGKSTLLRIIAGLEPVSSGVVAFDGEPVNARPPQARNVAMVFQSYALYPHMRVRDNLAFGLRQQKLPPPEIARRVAEAVRALELERYLDRYPRELSGGQRQRVAMGRAIVREPVAFLLDEPLSNLDAQLRASMRVEIRALQERLGVTTIYVTHDQIEAISLADRIALLNGGEIMQVDTPLGLYDRPANRFVAGFIGSPAMNFIAGTRSGDGVRVADGGMIALPPGYADAPNEVVVGLRPEHLALYRAEGGDGASTVGGIVRHVEHLGAETELHVESCGTRLCLRHFGRDAPASGTPVRIRYDQAYLHLFDAATDRRIPQQLAH; encoded by the coding sequence ATGGCCAGCATCGATATCGTCGACCTCAACAAGGACTTCGCCGGCCATCGCATTCTCAGGGACGTCAACCTGTCGATCGGCGAGGGCGAATTCCTGGCGCTGGTCGGGCCCTCCGGCTGCGGCAAGTCCACGCTGCTGCGGATCATCGCGGGCCTCGAGCCGGTGTCCTCCGGCGTCGTCGCCTTCGACGGTGAGCCCGTCAATGCGAGGCCGCCGCAGGCGCGCAATGTCGCCATGGTGTTCCAGTCCTATGCGCTCTATCCGCATATGCGGGTGCGCGACAATCTGGCCTTTGGTCTGCGACAGCAGAAGCTGCCGCCACCGGAGATCGCGCGCCGTGTCGCCGAGGCGGTGAGGGCGCTCGAACTCGAGCGTTATCTCGACCGCTATCCGCGCGAGTTGTCGGGCGGCCAGCGCCAGCGGGTCGCCATGGGCCGGGCGATCGTGCGCGAGCCGGTCGCCTTCCTGCTCGATGAGCCGCTGTCCAACCTCGATGCCCAGCTTCGTGCCTCGATGCGGGTCGAGATCAGGGCCCTGCAGGAGCGCCTCGGGGTCACGACCATCTATGTCACCCACGATCAGATCGAGGCGATCAGCCTCGCGGACCGCATCGCCCTGCTCAACGGCGGCGAGATCATGCAGGTCGACACCCCGCTCGGTCTTTATGATCGTCCGGCCAATCGCTTCGTCGCCGGCTTCATCGGCTCTCCGGCCATGAATTTCATCGCCGGAACGCGCAGCGGGGACGGCGTCCGTGTCGCGGACGGCGGCATGATCGCGCTGCCACCCGGCTACGCCGACGCCCCCAATGAGGTGGTCGTCGGGCTGCGGCCCGAGCACCTGGCGCTCTATCGCGCCGAGGGCGGCGACGGGGCGTCGACGGTCGGGGGGATCGTGCGCCATGTCGAGCATCTCGGCGCCGAGACCGAACTCCATGTCGAGAGCTGCGGCACGCGCCTGTGTCTGCGGCATTTCGGTCGCGACGCGCCGGCGAGCGGGACGCCCGTTCGGATTCGCTACGATCAGGCCTATTTGCACCTGTTCGACGCCGCGACCGACCGGCGCATTCCGCAGCAGCTGGCGCACTAG
- a CDS encoding carbohydrate ABC transporter permease codes for MTTVTVLDIDRSRGSDARDAAPTNIAARVGTVRRAAARVLWWLGVSLYVGFFLLPVAFLISLTFKTRDEVLLGQFFTSKPTLENWWKAFEFINLAGFIGHSLVIASLSAVLTLVVAAPATYAVVRLRSGEWLGSLTLSSYIAPPVVALLPLFFLMRWLGLLNSFAGMILVYGFMNVPVAYWLLRGFVRRIPPALDEAAWVDGAGFLKTFLVIHLPLLAPGLVATGLVSLILAYNEFLFASVFAHDDSVRGLTVAISLFQGDRFVNFGQMAVASLAGIVPVYLIALFFQNRLVGGLTAGGVK; via the coding sequence ATGACGACCGTGACCGTCCTGGACATCGATCGCTCGCGCGGGAGCGATGCGCGCGACGCCGCGCCGACGAATATTGCCGCCCGGGTGGGGACGGTGCGGCGGGCGGCGGCGCGGGTCCTGTGGTGGCTCGGCGTCAGCCTTTATGTCGGCTTCTTCCTGCTGCCGGTCGCGTTCCTGATCAGCCTCACCTTCAAGACGCGGGACGAGGTGCTGCTCGGTCAGTTCTTCACCAGCAAACCGACCCTGGAGAACTGGTGGAAGGCGTTCGAATTCATCAATCTCGCCGGGTTCATCGGTCATTCCCTGGTGATCGCGAGCCTGTCGGCGGTGCTGACGCTCGTGGTCGCCGCGCCGGCGACCTATGCGGTGGTCCGGCTGCGGAGCGGCGAATGGCTCGGTTCGCTGACGCTGTCGAGCTATATCGCGCCGCCGGTGGTGGCGCTGTTGCCGTTGTTCTTTCTGATGCGATGGCTGGGCCTGCTCAACAGCTTCGCCGGCATGATCCTGGTCTACGGCTTCATGAATGTGCCGGTCGCCTACTGGCTGTTGCGCGGTTTCGTCCGCCGGATTCCGCCGGCACTCGACGAGGCGGCCTGGGTCGACGGCGCGGGGTTCCTCAAGACCTTCCTTGTCATCCATCTGCCGCTGCTCGCGCCTGGCCTCGTGGCCACCGGTCTCGTCAGTCTGATTCTTGCCTACAACGAATTCCTGTTCGCCTCGGTGTTCGCCCACGACGACAGCGTTCGCGGCCTGACGGTGGCGATCTCGCTGTTTCAGGGGGATCGCTTCGTGAATTTCGGACAGATGGCGGTGGCCTCGCTCGCCGGCATCGTGCCGGTCTACCTGATTGCGCTGTTCTTTCAGAACCGCCTGGTCGGCGGTCTGACCGCGGGTGGCGTGAAATAG
- a CDS encoding carbohydrate ABC transporter permease has protein sequence MALRSFTLRAAGAGTSRSRAAWLMLLPLALGLAAFAVYPAVYVAGLSFTKSTLGQPFKAWTGLSNYRWLLLGGDEMFVPSLFRAALFSFGVALVELWLGLWLALLLSTMRRAGRLVRSVMLLPLITPPVLVGVAWKLLLAPGGGLVNGKLMAFGLVDAPVSFLGTEHLALLSIMVADAWQWTPFVAILAYAALRQVPDDVVEAARLDGASEGAVFRKIQLPLAAPLLLAIFVLRLIMAFKTFDLLYILTFGGPGDATDMAGFAIWRKALREFDVGAAAAETVLFAAFVSIAILPALWLHRRIEGNVI, from the coding sequence ATGGCCCTCCGATCGTTCACGCTGCGGGCCGCAGGCGCGGGCACGAGCCGGTCGCGGGCCGCGTGGCTGATGCTGCTGCCGCTGGCCCTCGGGCTCGCGGCCTTCGCCGTCTATCCCGCGGTCTATGTGGCCGGGCTTTCATTCACCAAGTCGACCCTCGGCCAGCCGTTCAAGGCCTGGACTGGCTTGAGCAACTATCGCTGGCTGTTGCTCGGCGGCGACGAGATGTTTGTGCCGTCGCTGTTTCGGGCGGCGCTGTTCTCCTTCGGTGTCGCGCTTGTCGAACTGTGGCTCGGCTTGTGGCTCGCCTTGCTGCTGTCGACCATGCGCCGCGCCGGCCGGCTGGTGCGCTCGGTCATGCTGCTGCCGCTGATCACGCCGCCGGTGCTGGTCGGCGTGGCATGGAAGCTTCTGCTGGCACCCGGCGGCGGTCTGGTCAACGGCAAGCTGATGGCCTTCGGTCTCGTCGACGCGCCGGTGTCCTTCCTCGGCACCGAGCATCTCGCCTTGCTGTCGATCATGGTTGCAGACGCGTGGCAGTGGACGCCGTTCGTGGCGATCCTCGCCTATGCCGCGCTGCGCCAGGTCCCCGACGATGTGGTCGAGGCGGCCCGGCTCGACGGTGCGAGCGAGGGCGCGGTGTTCCGGAAGATTCAGCTGCCGCTGGCGGCGCCGCTGCTGCTGGCGATCTTCGTCCTGCGCCTGATCATGGCATTCAAGACCTTCGACCTCCTTTACATCCTGACCTTCGGCGGGCCGGGCGACGCGACCGACATGGCCGGCTTTGCCATCTGGCGCAAGGCGCTGCGCGAGTTCGACGTCGGGGCCGCCGCCGCCGAGACGGTGCTGTTCGCTGCGTTCGTCTCCATCGCGATCCTGCCCGCGCTCTGGCTTCACCGTCGCATCGAGGGCAATGTGATATGA
- a CDS encoding sugar ABC transporter substrate-binding protein: MTERTERPATGLNRRTLLAASAAALGAGPLLLSPLLRSGAFAGQELNLTIIQPHAVAGEVLKKLFQEQAGVTLNFTVIPYDQVHAQATLDVQSGANHFDVHDYLYTSIGALVDDKVVIDVTDRIEKDKETIRPDDFIGSIYDAYTLVNGRRWGLPYDGDAHVLFYNTEILKRHGLEAPATWEAYYQAVKTVTEKEKGNGIYGTALLGFKVPVIIVSSYANRLAGFGGRFLKGGQPDLLSEESIAAAEELVRVAPYALPTPSETAFDQALPAFLSGKVAFLEFWTDLGVRSQDPQNSKIIDKWDVTQLPVGGRNKTSVAALDAGYGWAISAGSKKKDLAWEFVRWASSRETGLKLLTTSNSGIDPTRNSTLNAPEYKSFAPKVQRAAAAAFGSALVWPTVPQAPRLLDALTEQLALILAGQRKPKAGLEAAQRAWERLLV, encoded by the coding sequence ATGACCGAGCGAACTGAACGACCGGCGACCGGCTTGAACCGCCGCACCCTGCTGGCGGCCTCGGCCGCTGCCCTGGGCGCCGGCCCGCTGCTGCTGTCGCCGCTGCTGCGGTCGGGCGCCTTCGCCGGCCAGGAGCTCAACCTCACGATCATCCAGCCGCATGCCGTCGCCGGCGAAGTGCTGAAGAAGCTGTTCCAGGAGCAGGCCGGCGTCACCCTGAACTTCACGGTCATTCCCTATGACCAGGTGCATGCCCAGGCCACCCTCGACGTGCAGTCGGGGGCCAATCATTTCGATGTCCACGACTATCTCTATACGAGCATCGGCGCCCTGGTCGACGACAAGGTGGTGATCGACGTCACGGATCGGATCGAGAAGGACAAGGAGACGATCCGTCCCGACGATTTCATCGGCTCGATCTACGACGCCTACACGCTGGTCAACGGGCGCCGCTGGGGCCTGCCCTACGACGGCGACGCCCACGTGCTGTTCTACAACACCGAGATTCTCAAGCGCCACGGCCTCGAGGCTCCGGCGACGTGGGAGGCCTATTATCAGGCGGTGAAGACCGTCACCGAGAAGGAGAAGGGCAACGGGATCTACGGCACAGCGCTGCTCGGCTTCAAGGTCCCGGTGATCATCGTCTCGAGCTACGCCAATCGCCTGGCGGGCTTCGGCGGGCGTTTCCTCAAGGGCGGCCAGCCCGATCTGTTGTCCGAAGAGTCGATCGCGGCGGCCGAGGAGCTGGTGCGGGTCGCGCCGTATGCCTTGCCGACGCCGTCGGAGACCGCCTTCGATCAGGCGCTACCCGCCTTCCTGTCCGGCAAGGTGGCTTTTCTCGAATTCTGGACCGATCTCGGCGTCCGCTCGCAGGACCCGCAGAATTCGAAGATCATCGACAAATGGGACGTGACCCAGCTGCCGGTGGGCGGCAGGAACAAGACGTCGGTGGCGGCCCTCGACGCCGGCTATGGCTGGGCGATCTCGGCCGGCTCGAAGAAGAAGGACCTCGCATGGGAATTCGTCCGCTGGGCTTCCTCGCGCGAGACCGGCCTGAAGCTGCTGACGACCTCCAATTCGGGGATCGACCCGACGCGCAACTCGACGCTGAACGCGCCGGAGTACAAATCCTTCGCGCCCAAGGTCCAGCGCGCGGCGGCCGCGGCCTTCGGCAGCGCGCTGGTGTGGCCGACGGTCCCGCAGGCACCGCGGCTGCTCGACGCGTTGACCGAGCAGCTTGCCTTGATCCTGGCCGGTCAGCGCAAGCCGAAGGCGGGGCTCGAAGCCGCGCAGCGCGCCTGGGAACGCCTGCTCGTCTGA
- a CDS encoding PAS domain-containing sensor histidine kinase — MGHAHATSACVQSDSIKGLAQSIAKPAYHRLLIAEPALRRAVPTLIIAFLVTICIGAVVQVVDQSRQKRSAIRHDLAALAELLAERLDRQAVARTDRAALDQPAERLNSLLPELVPAWGIASGRRVIVIGEDRRLLADLPINVGVEDVAGILQTMAAIKPAAADGDAAPVTELTLFGGASALAARHPVHSLGGEVLVLQEQNEAPWRSDAALSITLSATTGFVVLILGFAFHWQSTRAREGDIINDAVRSRIDTALNRGRCGLWDWDLSRGRIFWSQSMFTLLGLDSRSDLLAFGEVNALVNADDIDLFATAKALAAGETDHIDHAFRMRHADGHWIWLRVRCEVASGADGDLHLIGIAVDITEQKSLAERTIEADLRLRDAIETIPESFVLWDADNRLVLCNSYFQRLHQLPDSAVVPGTPVETVSEVGRMPQVRSRLRDTDGLAPGARTFEAQLDDGRWFNISERRTKDGGTVSIGTDISQIKQHEQKLVENDLRLRATVDDLKRTQSALERQASELAELARNYADEKTRAEEASQSKSKFLANMSHELRTPLNAIIGFSEIMGSGMFGTLGSDKYQEYCRDILTSGRYLLDVINDILDMSKIEAGRMTLDLEPVDLGQTLTESLRVVSGRAQAKQLALTSEIEGDITVSADRRAMKQIAINLLSNAVKFTPDGGRVHVRGRALEDRVVLMIADTGIGIPSQSLSRLGRPFEQVESQLTRIYPGSGLGLAIAKSLARLHGGSMRLRSCIDRGTVVYVSIPRRAAVAGPLDVAAAA, encoded by the coding sequence ATGGGGCACGCACACGCGACGAGCGCGTGCGTCCAATCCGATTCGATCAAGGGATTGGCGCAGTCGATCGCAAAGCCGGCCTATCACCGCCTGCTGATCGCCGAACCGGCGCTGCGGCGCGCGGTTCCGACCCTGATCATCGCCTTCCTCGTCACCATCTGCATCGGCGCCGTGGTTCAGGTCGTCGACCAGTCGAGGCAGAAGCGCAGCGCCATCAGGCATGATCTCGCCGCCCTCGCCGAGCTGTTGGCCGAGCGGCTCGACCGCCAGGCCGTCGCCCGCACCGATCGCGCCGCGCTCGATCAGCCCGCCGAACGCCTGAACAGCCTGTTGCCCGAACTGGTCCCGGCCTGGGGCATCGCCAGCGGCCGCCGCGTCATCGTCATCGGCGAGGATCGCCGCCTGCTTGCCGACCTGCCGATCAACGTCGGTGTCGAGGACGTCGCCGGCATCCTTCAGACCATGGCGGCGATCAAGCCGGCCGCGGCCGACGGCGACGCCGCGCCGGTCACCGAACTGACGCTGTTCGGCGGCGCCAGCGCGCTCGCCGCCCGGCACCCGGTCCACAGCCTGGGCGGCGAGGTGCTGGTGCTGCAGGAGCAGAACGAGGCGCCGTGGCGCTCGGACGCGGCGCTCAGCATCACGCTGTCGGCGACCACCGGCTTCGTCGTCCTGATCCTCGGCTTCGCCTTCCACTGGCAGTCGACCCGCGCCCGCGAGGGCGACATCATCAACGACGCGGTCCGCAGCCGCATCGACACCGCCCTCAACCGCGGCCGCTGCGGCCTGTGGGACTGGGATCTCTCCCGCGGCCGGATCTTCTGGTCGCAGTCGATGTTCACCCTGCTCGGCCTCGACAGCCGCAGCGACCTGCTCGCCTTCGGCGAGGTCAACGCCCTGGTCAATGCCGACGACATCGACCTGTTCGCCACCGCCAAGGCGCTGGCCGCCGGCGAGACCGATCATATCGACCACGCCTTCCGCATGCGCCATGCCGACGGCCACTGGATCTGGCTGCGGGTGCGCTGCGAGGTCGCCAGCGGCGCCGACGGCGACCTCCATTTGATCGGCATCGCCGTCGACATCACCGAGCAGAAGAGCCTCGCCGAACGGACCATCGAGGCCGACCTGCGGCTGCGCGACGCCATCGAGACCATTCCGGAATCCTTCGTGCTGTGGGACGCCGACAACCGCCTGGTGCTGTGCAACAGCTACTTCCAGCGCCTGCACCAGCTGCCGGATTCGGCGGTGGTGCCGGGCACGCCGGTCGAGACGGTGAGCGAGGTCGGCCGCATGCCGCAGGTGCGCAGCCGGCTGCGCGACACCGACGGGCTGGCGCCGGGCGCCCGCACCTTCGAGGCCCAGCTCGACGACGGCCGCTGGTTCAACATCTCCGAGCGCCGCACCAAGGACGGCGGCACGGTCTCGATCGGCACCGACATCTCCCAGATCAAGCAGCACGAGCAGAAGCTGGTGGAGAACGACCTGCGGCTGCGCGCCACCGTCGACGACCTCAAGCGCACCCAGTCGGCGCTGGAGCGCCAGGCCAGCGAGCTCGCCGAGCTCGCCCGCAACTATGCCGACGAAAAGACCCGGGCCGAGGAAGCGAGCCAGAGCAAGTCCAAGTTCCTCGCCAATATGAGCCACGAGCTGCGCACGCCGCTCAACGCCATCATCGGCTTCTCCGAGATCATGGGGTCCGGCATGTTCGGCACGCTGGGCTCGGACAAGTACCAGGAATACTGCCGCGACATCCTCACCAGCGGCCGCTACCTGCTCGACGTCATCAACGACATCCTCGACATGTCCAAGATCGAGGCCGGCCGCATGACCCTCGACCTCGAGCCGGTCGACCTCGGCCAGACCTTGACGGAATCGCTGCGGGTGGTGTCGGGCCGCGCCCAGGCCAAGCAGCTCGCCCTCACCTCCGAGATCGAAGGCGACATCACCGTCAGCGCCGACCGCCGCGCCATGAAGCAGATCGCCATCAACCTGTTGTCCAACGCGGTCAAGTTCACCCCCGACGGCGGCCGCGTCCATGTCCGCGGCCGCGCGCTCGAGGACCGCGTCGTCCTGATGATCGCCGACACCGGCATCGGCATTCCGAGCCAGTCGCTGTCCCGCCTCGGCCGGCCGTTCGAGCAGGTCGAGAGCCAGCTCACCAGGATCTATCCGGGCTCCGGCCTCGGCCTTGCCATCGCCAAGTCGCTGGCCCGCCTGCACGGCGGCTCGATGCGGCTGAGGTCGTGCATCGACCGCGGCACCGTCGTCTATGTCTCGATCCCGCGCCGCGCGGCCGTTGCCGGGCCGCTGGACGTCGCCGCGGCAGCGTAG